A single genomic interval of Blastopirellula marina harbors:
- the treZ gene encoding malto-oligosyltrehalose trehalohydrolase, with the protein MPRTFGPQFQDDGSVCFTVHAPACDRLSLQIEGEDAQEIPMSQKEPGVFTVSVNVPAGTKYWFRVPDGNPRPDPASRFQPEGVHRPSELIDPRTYVWGDHSWKGIPKAAMVVYELHIGTFTKEGTYTAAIDRLDELVELGVTAVELMPVAESAGRWNWGYDGTDFFAPRNSFGSPDELRHLIDVAHQKGLAMILDVVYNHFGAEGNYLHPFGGYVSPIHQTVWGDAPNFDGDGSEMMREYIVANAKYWIEEFHFDGLRLDATHCILDNSPRHIVGEIGDAFAAMQTKLGRELHLIAESNIYDAELLTSLDAGGYGFDAIWCDDFLHAVAAEIQPEQHMSDRRYQAGEDIDATLRRGYVFRGTIGGKRRRIPLEEDSTPADLSSLIFSIQNHDFVGNHPEGLRMHQITSHEAQRAAAALMLMLPSIPMLFMGEEFAADNPFYFFADFGDSHLRKAVEQGRRREHPQHDWSQVVSCLSPAAFRKSKIGPRAEGNQETWNWYRDLLSLRKRWQHAGLLKGENLTAGWDQLWRTGLVTYRNDSQSCFAVVRLHPQNEAAEASTVSFEGDILLEQGCQSLGSGQYVLNEYAVLIGEGTVRFEKP; encoded by the coding sequence ATGCCACGTACGTTCGGCCCCCAGTTTCAAGATGATGGATCGGTTTGCTTCACAGTGCATGCCCCGGCGTGCGACCGATTGTCGCTGCAAATCGAGGGGGAAGATGCCCAAGAGATTCCCATGAGTCAGAAAGAGCCTGGCGTATTCACGGTGTCGGTAAATGTCCCGGCGGGAACCAAGTATTGGTTTCGTGTGCCGGACGGTAATCCCCGCCCCGACCCCGCGAGTCGCTTTCAGCCGGAGGGTGTTCATCGACCGTCCGAACTGATCGATCCGCGAACGTATGTTTGGGGTGACCATTCCTGGAAGGGCATTCCGAAAGCGGCGATGGTGGTATACGAGCTGCACATAGGAACCTTTACCAAGGAAGGAACCTACACGGCCGCGATCGATCGGCTGGACGAACTGGTCGAGCTGGGCGTGACGGCCGTCGAGCTGATGCCGGTAGCGGAGTCGGCCGGTCGATGGAACTGGGGCTACGACGGCACCGATTTTTTTGCGCCACGCAACTCGTTTGGTTCGCCGGACGAATTACGCCATCTAATCGATGTGGCCCATCAAAAAGGCTTGGCGATGATTCTCGATGTGGTCTACAACCACTTCGGTGCGGAAGGGAACTATCTGCATCCATTTGGCGGCTACGTTTCGCCCATCCATCAAACCGTGTGGGGTGATGCGCCTAACTTCGATGGTGATGGCAGCGAGATGATGCGCGAGTATATCGTGGCCAATGCGAAGTACTGGATCGAAGAGTTTCACTTCGATGGACTCCGACTCGATGCAACACACTGTATTCTTGATAACTCCCCGCGGCACATCGTGGGGGAAATTGGTGACGCGTTCGCAGCGATGCAAACGAAACTCGGCCGCGAACTGCATTTGATTGCAGAGAGTAACATCTACGACGCGGAACTGCTCACCTCGCTCGATGCGGGTGGGTACGGCTTCGATGCGATCTGGTGCGACGACTTCCTGCACGCAGTCGCGGCGGAGATTCAACCTGAGCAGCATATGTCGGATCGACGTTACCAAGCCGGCGAAGACATCGATGCCACGCTCCGTCGCGGCTACGTCTTTCGCGGCACCATCGGTGGCAAGCGACGACGGATTCCGCTGGAGGAAGACAGCACGCCAGCCGATTTGTCGTCGCTGATCTTCTCGATACAAAATCATGACTTCGTGGGCAATCATCCCGAGGGCTTGCGAATGCATCAGATCACTTCGCACGAGGCTCAGCGAGCGGCCGCCGCGTTGATGTTGATGCTGCCATCAATTCCGATGCTATTCATGGGAGAAGAGTTCGCGGCAGATAACCCGTTCTATTTCTTCGCCGACTTCGGTGACTCGCATTTGAGAAAAGCTGTTGAGCAAGGTCGTCGTCGCGAACATCCGCAGCATGACTGGTCGCAGGTTGTCTCTTGCTTGTCGCCGGCTGCGTTTCGGAAGTCAAAGATTGGCCCGCGAGCGGAAGGCAACCAGGAAACGTGGAACTGGTATCGTGACCTGTTGAGCTTACGCAAACGGTGGCAACACGCAGGGCTTTTAAAGGGAGAGAATCTGACTGCCGGATGGGATCAACTTTGGCGGACGGGCTTGGTGACCTATCGGAACGATTCGCAGTCGTGCTTTGCAGTCGTACGCCTCCATCCCCAAAACGAAGCCGCGGAAGCTTCCACCGTTTCCTTTGAGGGGGACATTTTGTTGGAGCAAGGCTGCCAGTCACTCGGTAGCGGACAATACGTACTGAACGAATATGCGGTGCTGATCGGTGAAGGAACGGTCCGTTTCGAGAAACCGTAG
- a CDS encoding arylsulfatase, protein MHRLVSYAAALLLLCGSSLHAQEKKQPNIIVILADDMGYSDIGCYGSEIQTPTLDSLAESGLKFSQFYNTARCCPTRASLLTGLYPHQAGIGHMVTGNYDPNQFPGYHQDLNDRCQTIAEVLKPAGYTTYMTGKWHVCNNMSPDGTKHNWPLQRGFDHFYGTITGAGSFYDPAALCRGNTLITPVNDKDYQPESYYYTDAIGDNAVSFLQQHEEGSDDKPFFLYVAFTAAHWPMHALPEDIAKYEDLYKKGYGEIRKARFARLKELGLIDPQWEMAARAGTWKKIEHKPWEIQCMAVYAAMIDRMDQNIAKITQQLKASDELDNTLVFYMQDNGGCAEGVGRQSDKNLPEPRKPMGPDELQLSIIPAFARDGKPVRHGPENMPGPYDTYIAYGRNWANVSNTPFREYKHWVHEGGISTPLIVHWPVGIAASQNGKLVTTPSHLIDIMATCVDVAGADYPQQVAGKEITPLQGISLAPSFTGSEPQRKTPIFWEHEANGAVRDGKWKIVRYGKMGSGETQPWELHDMEADRTEQHDLASQHPEIVEKMAAQWDQWAHEANVLPWPWGNQKKK, encoded by the coding sequence ATGCATCGCCTCGTTTCTTACGCCGCCGCTCTCCTCCTGCTGTGCGGTAGTTCGCTTCATGCCCAGGAAAAGAAGCAGCCCAACATCATCGTCATCCTGGCCGATGACATGGGGTATTCCGATATCGGCTGCTACGGGTCTGAAATTCAAACGCCAACACTGGACAGCTTGGCGGAGTCCGGCCTCAAGTTCAGTCAGTTTTACAACACAGCCCGTTGCTGTCCGACGCGGGCCTCGCTACTGACCGGATTGTATCCGCACCAAGCAGGGATCGGTCACATGGTGACCGGCAACTACGATCCCAACCAGTTTCCCGGCTACCATCAAGATTTGAACGATCGGTGTCAAACGATCGCCGAAGTCTTGAAGCCCGCGGGTTACACCACGTACATGACCGGCAAATGGCACGTCTGTAACAACATGAGCCCAGACGGCACCAAGCACAACTGGCCACTGCAGCGTGGGTTCGATCACTTCTACGGTACGATCACCGGCGCTGGCAGCTTTTACGATCCGGCCGCATTGTGTCGTGGCAATACGCTGATCACGCCGGTCAACGATAAAGACTACCAACCCGAGTCGTACTACTACACCGATGCGATCGGCGACAACGCCGTGAGCTTTTTGCAGCAACACGAAGAGGGCTCGGACGACAAGCCGTTCTTTTTGTATGTCGCATTCACCGCGGCTCACTGGCCGATGCATGCCTTGCCGGAAGATATCGCCAAGTACGAAGACCTTTATAAGAAAGGGTACGGCGAAATCCGAAAGGCTCGTTTTGCTCGCTTGAAAGAATTGGGCTTGATCGATCCTCAATGGGAAATGGCTGCTCGCGCCGGAACGTGGAAGAAGATCGAGCACAAGCCGTGGGAGATTCAGTGTATGGCGGTCTACGCCGCGATGATCGATCGCATGGATCAGAATATCGCCAAAATCACCCAACAGCTGAAAGCCTCGGACGAACTCGACAATACCCTGGTCTTCTATATGCAAGATAACGGCGGATGTGCCGAAGGGGTCGGTCGGCAAAGCGATAAGAACTTGCCCGAGCCCCGAAAGCCAATGGGGCCGGATGAACTGCAGCTCAGCATCATTCCGGCGTTCGCACGCGATGGTAAGCCGGTTCGCCATGGCCCCGAGAACATGCCGGGACCTTACGACACCTATATCGCTTACGGCCGTAACTGGGCAAACGTCTCGAACACGCCCTTCCGGGAATACAAACATTGGGTTCACGAAGGAGGCATCTCGACTCCGCTGATTGTGCACTGGCCCGTTGGAATTGCTGCTTCGCAAAACGGCAAGCTGGTCACCACGCCGAGCCATTTAATCGACATCATGGCCACCTGCGTCGATGTCGCCGGAGCCGACTATCCACAACAGGTCGCCGGCAAAGAGATTACTCCCCTACAAGGAATCAGCCTTGCCCCGTCCTTCACCGGCAGCGAGCCCCAACGGAAGACACCGATCTTCTGGGAGCACGAAGCCAACGGTGCGGTCCGTGACGGCAAATGGAAAATCGTTCGCTACGGCAAGATGGGCAGCGGGGAAACCCAACCTTGGGAACTGCACGACATGGAAGCGGATCGAACGGAACAACATGATCTGGCCAGCCAACATCCTGAAATCGTCGAGAAGATGGCTGCTCAGTGGGATCAGTGGGCTCACGAGGCGAACGTACTGCCGTGGCCTTGGGGCAATCAAAAGAAGAAGTAA
- a CDS encoding arylsulfatase yields MQTLTRTSLAVAFLLLLGISAHADERPNIVVIMVDDLGFSDLGCFGGEINTPNIDSLASGGLRFTSFYNCARCCPTRAAMLTGLYPHQVGLIRNGNSLTRNGVTIAEALGSAGYQTAMAGKWHLSRTQALPDHQAQLDWLNHQSQPDRTFSPVDTYPINRGFQRHFGPIWGVVDYFDPFSLVEGETPVEDVPDDFYMTDAITQKSVDYIQEMSQSDAPFFLYVAHTAPHWPLHAKPEDIAKYEKTYRDGWHKLRDKRYARQVEMGLIDPKTSPKPELQGQGDDWEALDEATREHMSQLMSVHAGMVDCVDQGVGRIINALKETGRLENTLILVMSDNGASPERYLNPGFDRPNETREGKPIQYEGLFNPGSETTWGYIGSYWASAGNTPYRYWKAQSFEGGAHTPMIAHWPSGLKTEPGSKTDQPGHVIDVLPTCLELAGAEYPQTFKKNEITPVEGLSLAPILAGQQREGHPALFFEHEGGKAMIADGWKLVQPKQNGQWELYHLAEDRTETNNLAEAEPKRLAQMKRKWQAWFNRVKP; encoded by the coding sequence ATGCAAACTTTGACTCGAACTTCCCTGGCAGTCGCGTTTTTGCTGCTGCTGGGCATCTCCGCGCACGCGGACGAACGTCCTAACATCGTGGTCATCATGGTCGATGACTTGGGCTTCTCCGATCTTGGCTGCTTCGGTGGCGAGATCAACACGCCCAATATCGACTCGTTGGCGAGCGGCGGCTTACGTTTCACCTCGTTTTATAATTGTGCCCGCTGCTGCCCGACACGCGCTGCGATGTTGACCGGTCTTTACCCGCACCAGGTGGGGCTAATCCGAAATGGCAATTCGCTGACGCGCAACGGCGTGACAATCGCCGAGGCATTGGGGTCGGCCGGTTACCAAACCGCGATGGCTGGCAAGTGGCATCTCAGCCGCACCCAGGCACTACCGGATCACCAAGCGCAACTCGATTGGTTAAATCATCAATCGCAACCGGATCGTACGTTCTCGCCGGTCGACACCTATCCGATCAATCGCGGCTTCCAGCGGCACTTCGGACCGATCTGGGGCGTGGTCGATTACTTCGATCCCTTCTCGCTCGTCGAAGGAGAAACGCCAGTCGAAGATGTTCCGGATGATTTCTACATGACCGATGCCATTACGCAGAAGTCGGTCGATTACATCCAGGAGATGTCCCAGAGCGATGCTCCCTTCTTTCTGTACGTCGCGCACACTGCCCCGCACTGGCCGCTGCATGCCAAGCCGGAAGATATCGCCAAGTACGAAAAAACCTATCGCGATGGTTGGCACAAACTACGTGACAAGCGATATGCTCGTCAGGTGGAAATGGGGCTGATCGATCCCAAGACATCACCGAAACCTGAGCTCCAAGGGCAAGGGGACGACTGGGAAGCGTTAGACGAAGCGACGCGTGAACACATGAGCCAACTGATGTCGGTCCATGCCGGGATGGTCGATTGTGTTGACCAAGGGGTCGGCCGGATCATCAACGCTTTGAAAGAGACGGGTCGTCTCGAGAACACGCTCATTCTGGTGATGTCTGACAACGGAGCTTCCCCCGAACGTTACCTCAACCCTGGCTTCGATCGTCCAAACGAAACCCGCGAAGGGAAGCCGATCCAATACGAAGGGCTATTCAATCCTGGCAGTGAGACCACCTGGGGCTACATTGGCTCGTACTGGGCCAGTGCCGGCAACACGCCGTATCGCTACTGGAAAGCCCAATCGTTTGAAGGAGGCGCTCACACGCCGATGATCGCGCACTGGCCTTCCGGCTTGAAGACTGAGCCCGGCAGCAAGACCGATCAGCCGGGGCACGTTATCGACGTACTGCCCACCTGCCTGGAACTGGCTGGCGCTGAATATCCCCAGACGTTCAAAAAGAATGAGATCACACCCGTCGAAGGGCTTTCGCTCGCTCCGATTTTGGCAGGCCAACAGCGCGAAGGTCACCCAGCCCTCTTCTTCGAACACGAAGGAGGCAAGGCCATGATTGCTGACGGCTGGAAGCTGGTTCAACCGAAGCAGAACGGCCAATGGGAACTGTACCACTTGGCGGAAGATCGCACCGAAACCAACAACCTGGCTGAAGCCGAACCCAAACGCCTGGCCCAGATGAAACGCAAATGGCAGGCATGGTTCAACCGCGTCAAACCCTAA
- a CDS encoding sulfatase — protein MKITRRLFALLALVAFAASASAEDLPNIVVFLSDDHTLTDSSLYGSTDLKTPNMERIAKDGMTFDQAFVASPSCAPSRAALLTGLMPSRNGAEPNHSRPRKEIKKLPAYFQELGYEVVSFGKVGHYAQTPEYGFDIARHFKYHEDVAVPEALKWLKARDSEKPLVLFVGTNWPHVPWPKAEDIDPKTIKIPSTHVHTPKTHAARAKYYQAVKTMDRELGEVYDLAYEKLGQDTLFLHTSDHGAQWPFGKWTLYDDGIRTPMIAVWPGKIQPGQRTDAMVSWVDILPTLYAATGQTPPEDLDGRSFLPVLLGETEKHRDEIFTVHSGDGNNNVFPTRSVRTGRWKYIRNLHPEYKFLSHVTNVHKEDAYWPSWEKKAENGKEAARKVKRYLERPAEELYDLEADPTEQTNLATDPQHAETLKQLQGKLDAWMKEQGDQEKVYGKPTLLESN, from the coding sequence ATGAAGATAACTCGTCGACTATTCGCACTGCTCGCTTTAGTAGCGTTCGCGGCCTCCGCCTCGGCGGAAGACTTACCGAATATTGTCGTCTTCCTTTCGGACGACCATACGCTGACCGATTCGTCGCTGTATGGCTCGACCGATCTGAAGACACCGAACATGGAGCGAATCGCGAAAGATGGAATGACCTTCGATCAGGCCTTCGTCGCGTCTCCTTCCTGCGCACCAAGTCGAGCTGCCCTCCTGACTGGCCTGATGCCTTCCCGCAACGGGGCCGAACCGAACCACTCGCGTCCACGCAAGGAGATTAAGAAGCTCCCGGCTTACTTCCAGGAGCTCGGCTACGAAGTGGTCAGCTTTGGGAAAGTTGGACACTATGCCCAAACGCCTGAGTATGGCTTCGACATCGCTCGGCACTTTAAGTACCACGAAGATGTCGCCGTCCCTGAAGCGCTTAAGTGGCTCAAAGCACGCGACAGCGAGAAGCCGCTGGTCCTGTTCGTTGGTACCAACTGGCCGCACGTACCGTGGCCGAAAGCGGAAGACATCGATCCCAAGACGATCAAGATTCCATCCACGCACGTGCATACACCGAAAACGCATGCTGCCCGAGCCAAGTACTATCAGGCCGTCAAAACGATGGACCGCGAACTGGGCGAAGTCTATGATCTCGCTTACGAGAAGCTCGGTCAGGACACGCTTTTTCTGCATACCAGCGACCATGGGGCTCAGTGGCCGTTCGGCAAGTGGACCCTCTATGACGATGGGATCCGCACGCCAATGATCGCGGTCTGGCCAGGCAAAATTCAGCCAGGGCAGCGAACCGATGCGATGGTCAGTTGGGTCGATATTTTGCCGACCTTATACGCCGCCACCGGTCAGACGCCACCGGAAGACCTTGACGGCCGCTCCTTCCTGCCGGTCCTGCTGGGAGAAACAGAAAAGCACCGAGACGAGATCTTCACCGTGCACAGTGGCGATGGCAACAACAACGTCTTCCCCACTCGCAGTGTCCGCACGGGTCGCTGGAAGTATATCCGTAATCTTCACCCGGAATACAAGTTCCTCTCCCATGTGACCAACGTTCACAAGGAAGACGCCTATTGGCCAAGCTGGGAGAAGAAAGCCGAGAACGGGAAGGAAGCAGCTCGCAAGGTGAAGCGTTACCTGGAACGTCCCGCCGAAGAGCTGTACGACCTGGAAGCCGATCCGACTGAGCAAACCAACCTCGCAACCGATCCTCAACATGCCGAAACGCTGAAGCAGCTGCAAGGCAAGCTGGACGCATGGATGAAAGAGCAAGGGGATCAAGAGAAGGTGTACGGTAAACCAACCCTCCTGGAAAGCAACTAG